In Chitinispirillum alkaliphilum, the genomic window GAGAAGTTCTATTCTTTAACCAAAGAATTGTGACGTTAGGTCTGCAAATATAGCACAAGACGAACTTACATGTTAATTAAAGCATATGGCTGAACAATCAAGCAGATCTCAGATAAATGGAAAAACAGTCCCCGTCACTGAGAGCATATTAAGTATCTCCGAGCTTCAGGGAATGGTGCGAGTTAATAAAAACTGGATCAGGAGGGGATATTTGTGGTTTGATTTATTTCGCAGCTGAAATGAATGCAAACATCATTTTGGTATATCCAGCACATTAGTACAATTGCATTATTCCGCTTGTTTACAATTAGTTCTTGGGGATGGGAGAAATTATAGTATAGTAATCCTGTTGAAAATGATTCACTCCACCATCCACCTGCCTGTCCTACTATAAGACTTCAGGTGAGGTGCGGATGCACCTTTCCCCCGTGGGCGGTACCTTCCGCAAAAAACATCGATAAGAGAAGGATGTGTGATTTGAAATAATGAGCCTGATGCTGAGAAAATATCAGAGTATGAGACTACAACCGAAAGAACTGCTTAGAGCCGAAACATTTCTATGCATTACACCTTTTCAGCATGCGCCCCTTGCCCTGAGCACTGCAAAAGGCGTCTGGAGCATAAGTTGAAAATCCAGCCAAAGTGAACTACGCTCTATATACCGAATATCCATTCTAACCATTTGGTCAAATCTGGTTCTGCTTCTGCCACTTACCTGCCATATACCGGTGATCCCAGGCTTAACCTCCAGTGCCCTTCGCCTGTGCCACAGACCGTACTCTTCCACCTCGTAGGGTATTGCAGGACGAGGGCCGACAAGAGACATTTCTCCCCTCAGCACATTGAAAAACTGAGGAAGTTCATCCAAGCTTGTTTTTCTTAAAAAATGTCCCACCCTGGTTACACGCATATCATTTTGGATCTTGTATCTGCAGTGACTATCGGTCTGTGTATTGAGACTACCGCTTATAAAGTTCTTTATGAAATATTGGTGAACATCAGGGGCGTTGTTTTCATGCATGGTTCTGAACTTGAGAACAGTGAACATTTTACCTGCCTTACCCACACGGTTTTGTCTGAAAAAAACAGGTCCCCCGGAATCAAGCTTTATAAATACAGAGATAATCAGAAAAAAAGGAGAGAAAAGGGTGATAAAAATGATACTTCCCAAGATGTCAATGCTACGCTTGGCAAAGTTGTCCACCTGTTTGGGGAAGGACTTTTTGCTCTTTTCGGTATAAAAGATAATATTGCTGTTGACTGAATTTTGGCCCTGTGCGTTCTCCTGGGGGAAGTGGTGCAGCTCAAAGCTGAGAAGAGAGTAATACCGGGCAGGGGTATTACTTTTAATACTGGCCGTAAGCTTGTTGAATAATATATCGCTTTTGACTTCAGCTATTTCTGTAAAGCAGATACCCATTGTTTTTTTATACCTATACCAGCCTTTTATATCGGTATCTCTCGATGAGTTGCAGATTGTACTGGCAAGTTT contains:
- a CDS encoding Undecaprenyl-phosphate galactosephosphotransferase, whose protein sequence is MYSDNTKNNRFHNGYISGEFVSNNEALSFCSQNSFRTLLFLERKRAERSQKPFLLVLIDISKLSGKVRSQISKKLASTICNSSRDTDIKGWYRYKKTMGICFTEIAEVKSDILFNKLTASIKSNTPARYYSLLSFELHHFPQENAQGQNSVNSNIIFYTEKSKKSFPKQVDNFAKRSIDILGSIIFITLFSPFFLIISVFIKLDSGGPVFFRQNRVGKAGKMFTVLKFRTMHENNAPDVHQYFIKNFISGSLNTQTDSHCRYKIQNDMRVTRVGHFLRKTSLDELPQFFNVLRGEMSLVGPRPAIPYEVEEYGLWHRRRALEVKPGITGIWQVSGRSRTRFDQMVRMDIRYIERSSLWLDFQLMLQTPFAVLRARGAC